In the genome of bacterium, the window GGGTCGAGGCAAGAATGCGGGCGGGTGTGGACACCCGCCCCTACGTCTAGCCTGGCGAATCGACCCCGTAGGGGCGACCGTCCACGGTCGCCCGTTTGATTGCGACTCGTAGGAGCCGACCGACGGCGCGCCGTTTAGGTCGGCCCGCGGGCGGACCTGAAGGTCCGCCCCTACGTCATCGCAATCGCAGGTGAGGTCTGCCGCATGTCCCCTCTCCCTCCCAGGGAGAGGGTTGGGGTGAGGGTCGAGGCAGGGAACCTGAAAACGGCGGGGATGGTATCTGCGCCCGAAAGGAAATCCCCGCCCTACATTGAAAACGGGCCGACCTAAAGGTCGGCCCCTACGTCGGAGCCATTGCGGGTGAGGGTCGCCTAAAAACGGCGGGGACTAAAATCCCCGCCCTACATTTCCCAATCCACGCCGGACTCAGCTCCCCGTGCTCTCGTACCGCCGGATGCCCGTCCGCCAAAGAATCCAGGCCAGGGCCACGAAGAACACGAGCACCACCGGCAGCCACACCGCCAGCGTCTGGTACGCCCCGCCCTTATCCAGGAACCAGGACGCCGGCACGATGGAGACCCAGGCCAGCGGGAAGACCCAGGTCAGAAGGCCTTGAATCCACCCGCCGTAGATGGTCAGCGGGTAGTAGCTCAGGTTGTAGAACTCGCCGATGAAGAACCAGTAGAGGGTCTCCACCTGGAGCACGCGGAAGGAGAGTCCGGCGAAGACGACATTCAGCGCCACGATTATCGCCGACCCGGCCGCGAGGAACCCCAGGAAGGCCGGCCAGTTCCACCACACGTCCGCCACACCGCACTTCACGAACGCCAGGACCGTAATCCCCAGCCGCCCCACCAGGGTCACCAACCAGTAGTCGTTGACCTCGCGGATGAACAGGTGCACCAGGGGCGGGATGGGGCGGATCAGCAGGGAATCGAAGGTCCCCCCGCGGATGTGCTCGCCCACCTCGGCCACGTGGTGCGAGACGAGCTGGGCCAGGGCCATGGTCGAGGAGGAGACGCCGTATACCAGCATCACCTGCCAGAGGGTCCAGCCCTGGACCTCGTGCACCTGGCCGAAGACCAGGAATATGAAGAGAATCTGGCTGGCCATCATGAAGGCC includes:
- a CDS encoding ABC-2 family transporter protein, with protein sequence MSDEVKAAGTPRRRSRMGLIGAFIAQAFKAKMDYRADFWTGNLFMAFMMASQILFIFLVFGQVHEVQGWTLWQVMLVYGVSSSTMALAQLVSHHVAEVGEHIRGGTFDSLLIRPIPPLVHLFIREVNDYWLVTLVGRLGITVLAFVKCGVADVWWNWPAFLGFLAAGSAIIVALNVVFAGLSFRVLQVETLYWFFIGEFYNLSYYPLTIYGGWIQGLLTWVFPLAWVSIVPASWFLDKGGAYQTLAVWLPVVLVFFVALAWILWRTGIRRYESTGS